Proteins from a single region of Acidovorax sp. NCPPB 3576:
- the typA gene encoding translational GTPase TypA has translation MSKQIRNIAIIAHVDHGKTTMVDQLLRQSGTFADHEKVVDTVMDNNAIEKERGITILAKNCAVSWEGTHINIVDTPGHADFGGEVERALSMVDSVVLLIDAQEGPMPQTRFVTKKALALGLRPILVVNKVDKPGANPDKVVNAAFDLFDKLGATDEQLDFPVVYASGINGWSSLEEGAPGEQWGPDMSALFNTILKHVPPNSGDPAAPLQLQISALDFSTFVGRIGVGRISQGTVKPGQDVLVMEGPDGKTAKGRINQVLTFQGLDRMQTPLAGPGDIVLINGIEDIGIGVTVTDPANPAPLPMLKVDEPTLTMNFCVNTSPLAGREGKFVTSRQIWDRLQKELQHNVALRVSETDEEGIFEVMGRGELHLTILLENMRREGYELAVSKPRVVFKDVNGEKHEPIELVTADIEEGHQGGVMQALGERKGELVNMESDGRGRVRLEYRIPARGLIGFTNEFLNLTRGSGLISNIFDSYEPHKGAIGGRKNGVLISMDDGEIFTYALGKLDDRGRMFVKANDPVYEGMIVGIHSRDNDLIVNATRTKQLTNFRVSGKEDAIKITPPIDLTLEYGVEFIEDDELVEITPKSVRLRKRFLTENERKRAGR, from the coding sequence ATGAGCAAACAAATCCGCAATATCGCCATCATCGCCCACGTTGACCATGGCAAAACCACCATGGTTGACCAGCTGCTGCGCCAGTCCGGCACCTTCGCCGACCATGAAAAGGTCGTCGATACCGTGATGGACAACAACGCCATCGAAAAAGAGCGTGGCATCACCATCCTGGCCAAGAACTGCGCCGTGAGCTGGGAAGGCACGCACATCAACATCGTCGATACCCCAGGCCACGCGGACTTCGGCGGCGAAGTGGAGCGTGCTCTGTCCATGGTGGACAGCGTGGTGCTGCTGATCGATGCGCAAGAGGGCCCCATGCCCCAGACGCGTTTCGTGACCAAGAAGGCCCTGGCCCTCGGCCTGCGCCCGATCCTGGTCGTGAACAAGGTGGACAAGCCCGGTGCCAACCCCGACAAGGTGGTGAACGCTGCGTTCGACCTGTTCGACAAGCTGGGTGCCACCGACGAGCAACTCGACTTCCCCGTGGTGTATGCCTCGGGCATCAACGGCTGGTCGTCGCTGGAAGAAGGCGCGCCGGGCGAGCAGTGGGGTCCCGATATGTCGGCCCTGTTCAACACCATCCTGAAGCACGTTCCCCCGAACTCGGGTGATCCGGCCGCTCCGCTGCAACTGCAGATTTCGGCGCTGGATTTCTCCACGTTCGTGGGCCGCATCGGTGTGGGCCGCATCAGCCAGGGCACCGTCAAGCCCGGCCAGGACGTGCTGGTCATGGAAGGCCCGGACGGCAAGACCGCCAAGGGCCGTATCAACCAGGTGCTGACGTTCCAGGGCCTGGATCGCATGCAGACGCCGCTGGCGGGCCCGGGCGACATCGTGCTGATCAACGGCATCGAGGACATCGGCATCGGCGTGACCGTGACCGACCCTGCCAACCCAGCTCCACTGCCCATGCTGAAGGTGGACGAGCCCACGCTGACCATGAACTTCTGCGTGAACACCAGCCCGCTGGCCGGCCGCGAAGGCAAGTTCGTGACCAGCCGCCAGATCTGGGACCGCCTGCAAAAGGAACTGCAGCACAACGTGGCACTGCGCGTGTCCGAGACCGACGAAGAAGGCATCTTCGAAGTCATGGGGCGCGGCGAACTGCACTTGACCATTCTGCTGGAGAACATGCGCCGCGAAGGCTATGAACTGGCCGTGTCCAAGCCCCGCGTCGTGTTCAAAGACGTGAACGGCGAAAAGCACGAGCCGATCGAGCTGGTGACGGCTGACATCGAAGAAGGCCACCAAGGCGGCGTGATGCAGGCTCTGGGCGAACGCAAGGGCGAGCTGGTGAACATGGAGTCCGACGGCCGTGGCCGCGTGCGCCTGGAGTACCGCATTCCGGCCCGTGGCCTGATCGGTTTCACCAACGAATTCCTGAACCTGACGCGTGGTTCCGGCCTGATCTCCAACATCTTCGACAGCTACGAACCGCACAAGGGCGCCATCGGCGGCCGCAAGAACGGCGTGCTGATCTCCATGGACGACGGTGAAATCTTCACCTACGCCCTGGGCAAGCTGGACGACCGCGGTCGCATGTTCGTGAAGGCGAACGACCCGGTGTACGAAGGCATGATCGTCGGCATCCACAGCCGCGACAACGACCTGATCGTGAACGCCACGCGCACCAAGCAGCTGACCAACTTCCGCGTCTCCGGCAAGGAAGACGCGATCAAGATCACGCCGCCGATCGACCTCACGCTGGAATACGGCGTGGAGTTCATCGAGGACGACGAACTGGTCGAGATCACGCCCAAGAGCGTGCGCCTGCGCAAGCGCTTCCTGACGGAAAACGAGCGCAAGCGCGCTGGCCGTTGA
- the rbfA gene encoding 30S ribosome-binding factor RbfA gives MAAKKSSTPNRGFKVADQIQRDLTELIARELKDPRVGMVTLQAVEVTPDYAHAKVFFSVLIGDPDATQVALNQAAGFLRNGLFKRLHIHTVPTLHFLFDRTTERAADMNALIAKAVSSRAQED, from the coding sequence ATGGCTGCGAAGAAATCCTCTACCCCCAACCGCGGCTTCAAGGTCGCCGATCAGATCCAGCGCGATCTGACGGAGCTGATCGCGCGCGAATTGAAAGATCCGCGCGTGGGCATGGTGACGCTGCAGGCCGTGGAGGTGACTCCCGACTATGCGCATGCCAAGGTCTTCTTCAGCGTGCTGATCGGCGATCCCGACGCCACGCAGGTGGCCCTGAACCAGGCCGCGGGTTTCCTGCGCAACGGGCTTTTCAAGCGCTTGCACATCCACACCGTGCCGACGCTGCACTTCCTGTTCGACCGCACCACCGAGCGTGCGGCCGACATGAACGCCCTGATTGCCAAGGCGGTTTCTTCGCGCGCCCAAGAAGACTGA
- a CDS encoding ABC transporter ATP-binding protein/permease: MPKTAPAKTSAWSLIRPYWFSQERWSARGLLILIVAMNLGIVYINVRLNGWSADFFNALEARDTARFGPLLLLFTGLALAYIVLAVYALYFKQMLGFRWRRWLTTDYLQRWLHGNAFYRIERDRLADNPDQRIAEDLSSLATTTLALTLDLLSTLVTLGSFVFILWSVGGPLLVHFAGYSATIAGYMVWAAAAYAVVGSIAMQAFGHRLVAVNYRQQQVEAHFRFGLVRVRENAEPIALYDGARAEAAHSATLFGRIQDNWQMVMRYTKRLTLVNSLYAQIAVVLPLALAAPRYFAGAYSFGVLMQISRAFDTVSGAMSWFINSYATLAEWRATVNRLAELRDVLATVPAAPSQGIRLQTGDGPALSTRGLQLALPGGATLLSVPDLRIAQGERWLLRGPSGAGKSTLLRAFAGLWDFGSGTIDRPRTRMLFVPQRSYLPMGSLNDALIYPGTPGEYTQSQVRAALESVGLAQFSGLLGEVAPWAQRLSPGEQQRLAFARALLQQPEWLLLDEATSALDPAAEGMLYTLLAERLPAATIISVGHRDALADFHSRQLVLGPSHGAAPPIASAPQEPAPGLSGVDTGLPA, from the coding sequence ATGCCCAAAACCGCGCCCGCGAAGACGTCTGCCTGGTCCCTGATACGCCCCTACTGGTTCTCGCAGGAGCGCTGGTCCGCGCGCGGCCTGCTGATACTGATCGTGGCGATGAACCTGGGCATCGTGTACATCAACGTGCGCCTCAACGGCTGGAGCGCCGATTTCTTCAATGCCCTGGAAGCGCGGGACACCGCCCGGTTCGGGCCCCTGCTGCTCCTGTTCACCGGGCTGGCGCTGGCCTACATCGTCCTGGCCGTGTATGCGCTGTACTTCAAGCAGATGCTGGGCTTTCGCTGGCGCCGCTGGCTCACGACCGACTACCTGCAGCGGTGGCTGCACGGCAACGCGTTCTACCGCATCGAGCGCGACCGGCTGGCCGACAATCCGGACCAGCGCATCGCCGAAGACCTGAGCAGCCTGGCGACCACTACGCTGGCGCTGACGCTGGATCTGCTGTCCACCCTGGTCACGCTCGGGTCGTTCGTCTTCATCCTCTGGTCCGTGGGCGGGCCGCTCCTGGTGCATTTCGCGGGCTACAGCGCCACCATTGCGGGCTACATGGTCTGGGCCGCGGCGGCCTATGCCGTGGTGGGCTCGATCGCCATGCAGGCCTTCGGCCACCGCCTGGTGGCCGTGAACTACCGCCAGCAGCAGGTGGAAGCGCACTTCCGGTTCGGCCTGGTGCGGGTTCGCGAAAACGCAGAGCCCATTGCGCTGTACGACGGGGCCCGGGCCGAAGCCGCTCACTCCGCCACCCTGTTCGGCCGCATCCAGGACAACTGGCAGATGGTGATGCGCTACACCAAGCGCCTCACGCTGGTGAACTCGCTGTACGCACAGATCGCCGTCGTGCTGCCACTCGCGCTGGCGGCGCCGCGCTACTTCGCGGGAGCCTACAGCTTCGGGGTGCTGATGCAGATCAGCCGTGCTTTCGACACGGTGAGCGGGGCGATGTCCTGGTTCATCAACAGCTACGCCACGCTCGCGGAATGGCGCGCCACGGTGAACCGGCTGGCTGAACTGCGCGACGTGCTCGCCACCGTACCTGCCGCGCCATCCCAAGGGATACGGCTGCAAACCGGGGACGGCCCCGCGTTGTCCACGCGCGGCCTGCAACTGGCCCTGCCAGGCGGCGCGACGCTGCTCAGCGTGCCGGACCTGCGCATCGCGCAGGGCGAACGCTGGCTGCTGCGCGGCCCCTCCGGCGCAGGCAAGAGCACCTTGCTGCGCGCCTTCGCAGGCTTGTGGGATTTCGGCAGCGGCACCATCGACCGGCCGCGCACGCGGATGCTCTTCGTGCCGCAGCGCAGCTACCTGCCGATGGGCAGCCTGAACGATGCACTGATCTACCCAGGCACGCCCGGCGAATATACGCAATCGCAGGTGCGCGCGGCGCTGGAATCCGTGGGCCTTGCGCAGTTCAGCGGCCTGCTCGGCGAGGTGGCGCCCTGGGCGCAGCGCCTGTCGCCCGGCGAGCAGCAGCGGCTGGCGTTTGCGCGCGCGCTGCTGCAGCAACCCGAATGGCTGCTGCTGGACGAAGCCACCAGCGCGCTGGACCCGGCGGCGGAGGGCATGCTGTACACGCTGCTGGCCGAGCGCCTGCCCGCCGCCACGATCATCAGCGTGGGCCACCGGGACGCTCTGGCCGACTTCCACTCGCGGCAACTGGTGCTGGGGCCCAGCCATGGCGCCGCACCACCCATCGCATCCGCCCCGCAAGAGCCAGCGCCAGGCCTGTCCGGCGTCGATACCGGCCTGCCCGCCTGA
- the truB gene encoding tRNA pseudouridine(55) synthase TruB, which produces MRVPRTRIQRRPVHGVLLLDKPLGLSSNDALQKAKWLLRAEKAGHTGTLDPLATGVLPLCFGAATKFSQLQLDAPKTYEAIALLGTTTTTGDAEGEVLAQREVDPAQLTPERLAEVQRQFTGPIRQVPPMHSALKKDGKALYEYARAGIAVEREARDVVIHALKLALAQEKLGQFAIKIIVTCSKGTYIRTLGEDIGAALGCGAHLTFLRRIDTGGLAVERCVTLAELEAMEEGERMACVHPAEILLAQHVRVTLDSENAGRFLSGVRRRGPWPDAPAVAVFGDDPHALLGVGHTTAGELVPDRLLSPLEIQQILESTPQVERGILEAL; this is translated from the coding sequence GTGCGCGTGCCACGCACCCGCATTCAGCGGCGTCCGGTGCATGGCGTCTTGCTGCTGGACAAGCCCCTGGGTCTTTCGAGCAACGATGCCTTGCAGAAGGCGAAGTGGCTGTTGCGCGCGGAAAAGGCCGGCCACACTGGCACGCTCGATCCGCTGGCCACGGGGGTGCTGCCGCTGTGCTTTGGCGCTGCGACCAAGTTCAGCCAGCTGCAGCTGGACGCACCCAAGACCTACGAAGCCATTGCGTTGCTCGGAACGACCACCACCACTGGCGATGCCGAAGGCGAGGTGCTGGCGCAGCGCGAAGTCGATCCGGCCCAACTCACTCCTGAGCGCCTGGCCGAAGTGCAACGCCAGTTCACGGGGCCGATCCGGCAGGTGCCGCCCATGCACAGCGCGCTCAAGAAGGACGGCAAGGCGCTGTACGAGTACGCGCGTGCCGGCATTGCGGTCGAGCGCGAGGCGCGCGACGTGGTCATCCATGCATTGAAACTGGCTCTGGCGCAAGAAAAACTAGGGCAGTTTGCTATCAAAATAATAGTAACCTGCAGCAAAGGCACCTACATCCGCACGCTGGGCGAGGACATCGGTGCCGCGCTCGGTTGCGGCGCGCACCTCACGTTCCTGCGGCGCATCGACACGGGTGGGCTGGCGGTGGAGCGTTGCGTGACGCTGGCCGAGCTGGAAGCGATGGAGGAAGGGGAGCGCATGGCCTGCGTGCACCCGGCCGAAATCCTGCTGGCACAGCATGTGCGTGTCACGCTGGACAGCGAGAATGCCGGGCGGTTCCTGTCCGGCGTGCGCCGCCGCGGTCCGTGGCCGGATGCGCCTGCGGTCGCGGTTTTCGGAGACGATCCCCATGCCTTGCTGGGCGTGGGCCACACCACAGCGGGTGAACTGGTGCCTGACCGGCTCCTGAGCCCCTTGGAAATTCAACAGATTCTAGAAAGCACGCCGCAGGTAGAGCGCGGCATATTGGAAGCACTATGA
- a CDS encoding enoyl-CoA hydratase/isomerase family protein, producing the protein MTETTTTEAEVLAQVRGQVGFITLNRPRALNALSLGMVRALMETLLAWQADERILAVAIRGSNKEGPFGAFCAGGDIRFLHQAGSQGDPRLEDFFTEEYALNHLIHHYGKPYIAFMDGIVMGGGMGISQGASLRIVTERTKMAMPETAIGLFPDVGGGYFLSRCPGHAGEWLGLAGDTIGAGDAVALGLADGCLPSDQQAAVWDALGSESFTDAAALQASIATKFVAQEAMNTRASAEIDRYFALDSVQAIVAALEAAGTDWARTTAATLRKRSPLMLHVVLEQIRRARNMDLAADLRMERDMVRHCFFLRPGQSETVEGIRALAVDKDHTPRWSPVRIEDVTPDMVAPFFESPWPAHAHPLAALR; encoded by the coding sequence ATGACGGAGACGACAACGACGGAAGCAGAGGTTTTGGCCCAGGTGCGTGGGCAGGTGGGGTTCATCACCCTCAACCGCCCCCGGGCGCTGAATGCCCTGTCGCTGGGCATGGTGCGCGCGCTCATGGAGACCCTGCTGGCATGGCAGGCCGACGAGCGCATCCTGGCAGTGGCCATTCGCGGCAGCAACAAGGAAGGCCCGTTCGGCGCCTTCTGCGCGGGCGGCGACATCCGCTTTCTGCACCAGGCGGGCAGCCAGGGCGATCCGAGGCTGGAGGATTTCTTCACCGAGGAATACGCGCTCAACCACCTGATCCACCACTACGGCAAGCCCTACATCGCGTTCATGGACGGCATCGTGATGGGCGGCGGCATGGGCATCAGCCAGGGGGCGAGCCTTCGCATCGTGACCGAGCGCACGAAGATGGCCATGCCCGAGACGGCCATCGGCCTGTTTCCGGATGTGGGTGGCGGCTACTTCCTGTCGCGTTGCCCGGGGCACGCCGGCGAATGGCTGGGGCTGGCGGGCGACACCATCGGCGCGGGCGATGCGGTGGCGCTGGGCCTGGCCGACGGCTGCCTGCCCTCCGATCAGCAGGCGGCGGTCTGGGATGCGTTGGGTTCGGAGTCCTTCACTGACGCAGCGGCTCTGCAGGCCTCGATTGCTACTAAATTTGTAGCACAAGAGGCAATGAATACTAGGGCATCGGCCGAAATCGATCGGTATTTCGCGTTGGACAGCGTGCAGGCCATCGTAGCTGCCCTGGAGGCCGCCGGCACCGACTGGGCCCGCACCACGGCAGCCACCTTGCGCAAGCGCTCGCCGCTCATGCTGCACGTGGTGCTGGAGCAGATCCGCCGCGCCCGCAACATGGACCTGGCCGCCGACCTGCGCATGGAGCGCGACATGGTGCGCCACTGCTTTTTCCTGCGGCCCGGCCAGAGCGAAACGGTCGAAGGCATCCGGGCATTGGCGGTGGACAAGGACCACACCCCGCGCTGGAGCCCGGTGCGCATCGAGGACGTGACGCCGGACATGGTGGCGCCGTTCTTCGAGAGTCCGTGGCCGGCGCATGCCCACCCGCTCGCCGCGCTGCGCTGA
- a CDS encoding anti-sigma factor family protein, which translates to MASQDDIPISEDALHALTDGRLSAAQAEVLRSRLARDAENEATAAAWQAQREQLQALHAAWDTAPVPDGLRRAAGRLQALREREARWWRLGGMAASMVLAFGLGWTVHGQWPNDHRGQTAGRMADAPPGARRFAQQAAVAHAVYQPEQRHPVEVAAAQQEHLVQWLSKRLGRPLRIPVLAAQGYELVGGRLLPGDTGARAQFMYQNAAGERVTLYLGALAAGQPGATDTAFRFDPDGPVPCFYWTDGGFGYALSGALPRAALLGLATAVHPQL; encoded by the coding sequence ATGGCCTCCCAAGACGACATCCCCATTTCCGAGGACGCATTGCACGCCCTGACCGACGGGCGGCTTTCAGCGGCGCAAGCCGAGGTCCTGCGTTCCCGCCTCGCCCGTGACGCCGAGAACGAGGCCACCGCAGCGGCCTGGCAGGCCCAGCGCGAGCAATTGCAAGCCTTGCACGCCGCCTGGGATACGGCCCCCGTGCCGGATGGCCTGCGCCGCGCGGCGGGCCGCCTTCAAGCCTTGCGGGAGCGCGAGGCTCGCTGGTGGCGCCTGGGCGGCATGGCCGCCTCGATGGTCCTCGCCTTCGGCCTGGGCTGGACCGTGCATGGGCAGTGGCCCAACGACCACCGGGGCCAGACCGCCGGCCGCATGGCCGATGCCCCGCCCGGTGCCCGCCGATTCGCGCAACAGGCGGCCGTGGCGCACGCGGTGTACCAGCCCGAGCAGAGGCACCCCGTGGAGGTGGCCGCCGCCCAGCAGGAGCATCTGGTGCAGTGGCTGTCCAAGCGGCTGGGGCGGCCCCTCAGGATTCCCGTGCTGGCGGCACAGGGGTACGAGCTGGTGGGCGGGCGGCTGCTGCCGGGAGACACGGGCGCACGCGCCCAGTTCATGTACCAGAACGCCGCCGGAGAGCGCGTCACGCTGTACCTCGGCGCCTTGGCTGCGGGCCAGCCCGGTGCCACCGACACGGCCTTCCGTTTCGATCCGGATGGCCCGGTGCCCTGCTTTTACTGGACGGATGGCGGCTTCGGCTATGCGCTCAGCGGCGCCCTGCCGCGCGCCGCCCTGCTGGGGCTGGCCACGGCGGTGCATCCGCAGTTGTGA